The genome window TTCTTTAAGTAACCCTTCATCACGACATTGCCGCGCATCACTATCTCTCCTATAGTTTTTCCATCAGCAGGGACAGGTTCACCTGTTTTGGTATTGATCACATCTAGGCGTTCTAAGGTAATGCTACGAACACCTTGACGTGCATTTAGACGAGCCTGGGTTTCGGGTAGCAGCGAGTCCCATTCAGGCTTCCGGGTACAAATTGTTGAAGGACCATAGGTTTCTGAGAGACCATAAGTGTGAAGGACTCTGAAGCCTTTTCGAGACAACGCTAATAGAAGAGCAGGCGGCGGGGCAGCACCGGCTGTCATTACATGAACAACATGGGGGAGAGGAAGAATTGTATCCTCTGATGGGGCATTAACTATGGTATTGAGCACCACAGGTGCAGCACAGAAGTGAGTCACTCCATGCTTTACGATGGCTGAGTAGGCTCCCCTAGCTGTTACCTGCAGATGCAAATCAGTAAGTAACAAGCAAAATCTAGCATAGATATAAGCAATTATTTTGCAAGGAAATCCTCACCTGTCGAAGACATATATTGGTTCCACAAAGAGCTGCAAGTGCCCAAGTAAAACACCCACCATTGCAATGGAACATAGGAAGAGTCCACAAGTACACAACTCCTTCATTCATCCCCCATACAAGAGGATTACTCAAAGACATCAAATAAGCCCCTCGGTGATGTAAAACCACCCCTTTAGGGCTGGCTGTTGTGCCCGAAGTATAACCCAAAGATATGCTTTGCCACTCATCCTGGGGAGGTTTCCAAGCAAAGTCAGGGTCACCACTTTCTAAGAACCTTTCGTACTCAATGGCTCCTTGTCCCAAAGCATACCTGAGTGCTTCAGGATCACAGTTTTCGTCGGCGACAACAACCAGAAGTGGAGGGTTGAAATGGCCTTGGCTTTTCTCCTTCATGATTTTCAATGAATTCTGTGCCAATGTGAAGAACTCTTGGTCCACAATGACAATAGAAGATTGTGAATGACCCAAGAGGAAAGCAATGGTGGATGCATTTAGGCGAATATTGACAGGGTTTATTACAGCACCGCTCATGGGAATCCCAAAATGAGCTTCATAGGTTGCAGGGATATTTGGTGCAATTACAGCTACCTGCCAATGGTAGAAAATTACTGAATCAGATCATATTGAATAACAAAAGCTtccataaacataaaattttaaaggaataaGCTAAACTTTAGTTTATTTACATTAGCAactataaaaaacttaaaacgcaTGCATTAGCGAGGGGTGGTTATTTGATTACAATGCTACCGGCTCCCATGGAGTGTTTACAGAGTGCGGAGGCCAAACGCCGACAGCGGTGGTAAGTTTGGAGCCACGTGTAAGAACGAGATCCATGGACCATTGCTATTCTGGTGGGATGAACCGTAGCGGCTCGTTCCAAGAACCACAACGGCGTCAGCGGCGCGTAGTTGGCGGCATTCTTTGGAAGATCGTCGATTTCTCTAATATCCATCACCGTTTATTTCTcagaatcttttttttttttttgggggggggtaAGGGGTGAATAAAGAGAAGAAATAAGGTAAAACAAAATCGAAAGACAAAACATAACTAAGTTCCTAATTTGTCTCGAATGAGTGCCTCCATTGAATGACCAAACCAGGTAGTTCATTGAGCAGAATATTAGGCATAAGAAGTGCTAAACCATTTGGTTCCCGTGGTACATACGAAAACTTCACCCTCCATTGTCTCTTACATATCTTCCAGAGGATCTCTTGTAATCATCTGAACTGCTTCCAGACTACCACACTCAACTTCCACAAGCCTTCAAACGatgttattataaatttgagttgttttatatatgattttattggaCGGCgtgaaaggaaataaaaatatcacacttgttataaaaaaaatatttgaatacaGCTGTTAAATACAATAATGCATAAATATTgcattcaataataataattcattggTTCGAGATTATTGTGGGAAAAGTGAATTTGAGTATACTAAAGCTTATAAGCATCGAACCCAAACTTGAAGCAAGTGAGTCATGTTGAATAAAACATCTAAAATACCTCTAAACCCCAggaacttcaaaaaaaaaaaacaaagggtaCCAAATCGAAGCATTGCTTCGGTCATCTTCCTTTCCTGTCTGTTGATGTTAGCCTCACTCCAAAGTCGTTTTCGGTCGGATTTTGACACCATTCTAATCAGCAGCCTAACCCATTCTCATATTCTTAGAACCCAGCCAACCAAATTGCTACGTTAATATCTTTAAAACTGGGGCATGTTGTCTCTTTTACAGTCCAAAGTCCCTTTGATATCTTCTTCTCACCATGAGCCGGCGCTTCCTTCCCATTTATTCGAATAAAAGAACACAGCTTggagaaataaaattaagtgtAATAGAAGAGAATGTGCAAATTTTGAGTGAGAAAGAAGTGAAAATTTTGGATATTTGAAGGGGAAGAGAAAGCTCAGATAAAAGagaaatttttaactattttttaatacatttaatttttatatttttaaatgattttagcCCTCCAACGaatataaaaattcttttagttTAGCAAAATGTcatcttttatatgttttaaaataaatttaaatttgttaatatatcttatcattaatttttagaaatatgctgaaaatttttatttaagacagtaagttttttttaattattgatttaagttatttttggagagagaaaagaaaacacaTTTTATATGTTGCGCTTTTAGCCACATCAGCTAAAAACGCGGCCTATTAAAAATTGACAACTTAGCTTTTTGGCCAAATGATTAAAAGATAGTGTTTTTATCCTTCagttttaatttcaattcttCTTTTActcatatttgtattttttatttcatgttgtttaagctttttaattaatatttataattaataaatatgttattttcaagttttttattttaattaataactcttttatttataaaatcaaataataaatatgtaattatttttaaaaacatcaactaatttttagacatatttttctttatatataatatttatatgtcaaatatttattttttccacCTATATTATGGGGTATGGTGCTTTCTAATATTATagaatcaaataattatttcaaatatcattattatttcaaatatgtaaaatatttcaaataattatttcaaatatgcagacaaaaatatataatatgtcAACTTACTACACTCATTAtatgaattgagaaataaatattacatgtataaaattatatttactaaagataatgatatttgtaataatatttgattttataaataaaagagatttaattaaaagattaattaaaatgaaaaacttgaaaataatgtatttattaattataaaattaattaaaatacaaaaaagcttgaaataatattaaataaaaatacatattaaaatgcttATAAGAGAAATCAAACTTaagactaaataataaaatcacaaatatcTAACCATTTAACCAAAGAGctaatgtattaaaaatattgattaaaaacataaaaagcttaaaacaacatgaaataaaaaatacaaatgtgagtaGAAGAAGAATTGAACAATAGATTCAAGGATAAAaacactaacatttaaccactTGATCAAAAGAGTCGAGTTGTTATTTTTTAGTGAAAACGCGTTTTGTAGGACGCATTGTCAACTGATGTGGCTGAAAACATACATTGTAGGACGTGTTGTCACTGACAAGACAGTAAAAATGTGCCTTGTAGGATGCGTTTTCACTGGCACGACAGTGAAAATGCGTCTTGTAGGATGCATTTTCACTGAAACGACAGTGGAAGCACGCCCTGTAAGGCACATTTTCCTCTCTCCAAAAACAGCGTagatcaataaatttaaaaaaaaaaagcctactCTCTCAAATAAGTGTTTCTTTTTTCCaacatatttctaaaaattatcctaaatcttacatataaacaccaaaacaaatatttaacgGTGCAATTTTTAACAAAGGGCATTCATTTAatgtacaaaaattaattaatctatttttccAACAAAGAAACTACAATGCAATCCAAAATATAGCACATGAGAATTTTGTGTTACTTTTATCCATGACCTTAGGATAAAAGATTTTTCTcaaattataatcttttaataaaataatttttcatttaattataatttttataaggtaaactacactcatggtcacttttgtttacctcatgttacattttagtcacttatatttgaaatgttacattttagtcacgttatcgtattgtaacattttagtcatttaatatattttaaattccaaaatacatagtgataAGAATctaaagataattgaaacaactaagcaagcaaagaagctaaccagtatataaaatactaataaataaattatgaggtgatgaaagttaataaaaaaatttgattaaggtggacaaattttattacgatagGTGACAGTAGTTACaaggacctaaaattattttttaaaatttaactcgaacaaatatattcgatttgattcgattcgaattctatctcactcgactcgattcgagaaaatttcaaatcaaattaggatgataaaatatgattcgtcaactcgattaacttgaaattttttcattcgattcgatcgaacgctcacccctacTTCTTGATACAttgaaagaaatgaagaaggtagaaaaacagagggagaagcagaagagaataaaaaaaaagaagaagaaaaaaagaaagttaaagaatataaaaaaattaaatttctcaaaacgaaaaaatatgaggaccaattgtataatttaacctaaattttttgtttgaaatgatgatttaacgtgccacgccAGCTTACCGTTAACGGcaattaacgactcagtgactaaaatgttacaacacgataatgtaagtgattaaaaagtaatatttcaaacaaaagtaactaaaatataacctgaggtaaacaaaagtgactatgaaTGTAACTTacccttttttatataatttttataactagGCATAGCCTCTCTTCAACCTTTTAATAGAAGGAGAAAATGCTTCGGCGCATTCGAACCCACATCCTCATACATTGATAATAATACCGACGCCAACTCAGCTAAGACTTAATCGACAATTataatatttctataaaaaatggGATAATAtcttatttggtcctctaactgtacaaaaaaaaatcattttagcattctatttaatttttcgccTCTTTTAGCCATTAAgcttactttttttattatcaaatcaccctaaaatgcatggaaaaagttaattttttttaactttgtcaACGTGGCATACATATGAATTGCCACGTGGATGacacataaatttttaattaatttttaaaattttaaaatttaaaaattgtaaaaaatatttttaaaaaaaataaaaattattaaaaattaaaaaattatattttaatatttttaattttaaaaaattaattaaatgttgatatGTCAACCACTTGcatgccacatcagcaaagttaacaaacattaacttttccatcaattttgagataatttgacaaaaagtacaaatttcaagaataaaatagacaaaaaattaaatggagaactagaatatttttttatataaagttaaaaatcatTATAGTTAAAAAAATCACTAGGCAAGTAAAAGAAccttaataaatttgatttttctaaaaatttaaaaataatcattttgagggttgaaatgatgaaaattacGAAAACCCATGGGATGTTTGTATCATGAAGATTCTTaaaattcattcttcaaattA of Gossypium raimondii isolate GPD5lz chromosome 3, ASM2569854v1, whole genome shotgun sequence contains these proteins:
- the LOC105796890 gene encoding acetate--CoA ligase CCL3; the protein is MDIREIDDLPKNAANYAPLTPLWFLERAATVHPTRIAMVHGSRSYTWLQTYHRCRRLASALCKHSMGAGSIVAVIAPNIPATYEAHFGIPMSGAVINPVNIRLNASTIAFLLGHSQSSIVIVDQEFFTLAQNSLKIMKEKSQGHFNPPLLVVVADENCDPEALRYALGQGAIEYERFLESGDPDFAWKPPQDEWQSISLGYTSGTTASPKGVVLHHRGAYLMSLSNPLVWGMNEGVVYLWTLPMFHCNGGCFTWALAALCGTNICLRQVTARGAYSAIVKHGVTHFCAAPVVLNTIVNAPSEDTILPLPHVVHVMTAGAAPPPALLLALSRKGFRVLHTYGLSETYGPSTICTRKPEWDSLLPETQARLNARQGVRSITLERLDVINTKTGEPVPADGKTIGEIVMRGNVVMKGYLKNAKANEVAFAGGWFHSEDLGVKHQDGYIEIKDRSKDIIISGGENVSSVEVENSLYFHPAVLEASVVARADERWGESPCAFVTLKPEIDKSDEQRLAEDIIKFCKSRRPAYWVPKSVVFGPLPKTATGKIQKHVLRTKAKQLGPVKLSKL